One Fusarium poae strain DAOMC 252244 chromosome 4, whole genome shotgun sequence DNA window includes the following coding sequences:
- a CDS encoding hypothetical protein (BUSCO:36307at5125) yields MASSEVDQKFLGKLAKAVENDNPLLANMLFKILGLSLNLAEQLVAAKKQRRPDYEPSPNAIRRVLRIIWLSREGKVMLEQYVLPMVGNYVELKVLAYKLRASFSHIFALFGNLPSVSHLGRQTPDVTAALASRMDKGKGRAADMEGDSRPSSVQPTHPLEGGPVLPPPGFENIPLSPNFLIPAKDYLPEAKQHFQEAIQLADSMLWGSHSLRLSVKTEYAAFLYECAHDAEGSRKVAKDTIAEVYEATEGMDDDMFGDACELVTVLGKMMKRGLGTNGTTRKGPTMNQNSVPRAVPPPGMENPI; encoded by the coding sequence ATGGCGTCCTCCGAGGTTGACCAAAAGTTTCTCGGCAAGCTGGCCAAAGCTGTCGAGAATGACAATCCTCTGCTGGCCAACATGCTCTTCAAGATTTTAGGCTTGTCTCTGAATCTTGCCGAACAACTTGTTGCTGCAAAGAAGCAACGTCGACCTGATTATGAGCCATCGCCCAACGCCATACGGCGTGTACTACGAATCATATGGCTCTCCCGAGAAGGCAAGGTGATGCTTGAGCAATATGTCTTGCCAATGGTTGGCAACTATGTCGAGCTCAAGGTCCTTGCTTACAAGCTCCgtgcttctttttctcacATCTTTGCTCTCTTTGGCAACCTGCCCTCAGTCTCGCACCTCGGCAGGCAGACGCCGGATGTAACGGCTGCATTGGCATCGCGCATGGACAAGGGAAAGGGACGCGCCGCCGACATGGAAGGTGACTCAAGACCTTCCTCGGTTCAACCAACTCACCCCCTAGAAGGAGGCCCCGTGTTACCTCCTCCAGGCTTCGAGAATATTCCGCTATCACCAAACTTCCTCATTCCGGCTAAAGACTATCTGCCCGAAGCCAAGCAACACTTTCAAGAGGCCATACAGCTAGCTGATTCGATGCTGTGGGGATCCCATTCTCTTCGCCTGTCAGTCAAGACCGAATATGCGGCGTTCTTGTATGAATGCGCCCACGACGCTGAGGGCAGTCGGAAAGTCGCCAAAGATACCATAGCGGAGGTATATGAAGCTACGGAGGGGATGGACGACGACATGTTTGGCGATGCTTGTGAACTGGTCACTGTACTGGGAAAGATGATGAAGCGTGGCCTCGGTACCAATGGCACTACACGCAAGGGCCCAACTATGAACCAGAACTCGGTACCTAGAGCTGTACCTCCTCCTGGGATGGAGAACCCAATATGA
- a CDS encoding hypothetical protein (TransMembrane:8 (o35-55i288-304o316-340i352-374o394-413i420-443o490-517i613-633o)~BUSCO:3697at5125): MIWYFLYPLRGTTEAPVLAPTHPVRRALYRYGSYAASHVVATLLVSVVVATILIYPIPYLFTSDYVNGASNLPHHAWTVAQPLPYGTTILPDVMMRSIWVHGSYMQALKQDLLVSALELQNELLGSTENFSPIRARNVARSLPEPGTDLSTSQRDAFHAINGLNNQSWFFHSPLQYWDCMEENILADPAILTTVNDKKTQSTSVNVTLRHSIVFSGKRFEERRLVAADALVITLIYLRDSPVGKQWERKAALLPDKVANKWDIYPPDGRSTVSQLYEFQFRPISSQDTVILAVAYGLTAIYFLMSLSKLRAFKSKFGLIITVISQIAFSVMSSFTVCAIFRLDLSRIPRAAYPLVVLSMSLENIFRLINAVIIAPAEDSTSNRIGQAFGETAHTAITSSLQNVFLLLLLSRWVSPGVSAFCMFVAVAIGFDLFYLSTFFLSVLSVDVRRTELSDALAKASIRHYRGESDFKPRGTWDLVLQGKATLSTRIAGTIIMLGFIFIAQWHFFEAIAIVNFFKHLYQGHGALENSSSPQTSLDLIHQARSPKSWLKLQDHETAQEIISIIKPTAHSYVARVYEPVVFVMKGSDRMLHYKEPTLLPALYDFINHQLTRFVVIILVVIAGLRLLTSFLLWEDEADDDDRHSDTDPTLDVKSFHGGHTLDIAMLTAAPDGRIVSVGLDRAIRVWDAKSASLHYTIAKGEASEDASFPVLAMTIDDNSKWLAILSRYKIALWNLKENAWGPSLSVNLEGQKTEAFFFGSSDPKRDIPRLMLVRRNGTLTEYIPDAGEGADYGICRSPLTCVRPLIGKRSRQASPLLAIITASRRGCVHAATKETLSWNSRSVELEGIEHDEVHQVVPLASLGLFLIAGAVRVHLVSMEDYSLVHTFSTERMTPRSLQSAFFSRSSSQLGTEGLAWITLCYTSAETGDCVVQTFAPLDDHNMIYYQNSATPSSSGWCAWESAKETKKHVQNPGSWSVLSDGSVVGIRQKSSRALDNHTNGRRKTEGLRHRSPRKEPGRDLFGRWEIWSAPQSGLLRTDETRPLFQANERAGHLIVTELGPVVRVGQRSIAFSFGNVVKLVTVGGHERFDSSATDNNSEHLNVGSRRRKPGALVRPRAWS, encoded by the exons ATGATTTGGTACTTCCTGTACCCACTCCGAGG AACAACGGAAGCTCCGGTCCTAGCACCTACTCACCCTGTTCGTCGTGCTCTGTATCGATATGGATCATATGCTGCCAGCCATGTCGTCGCGACTCTTCTTGTCTCGGTAGTCGTGGCTACTATACTGATCTACCCCATCCCCTACCTGTTCACAAGTGACTACGTCAATGGCGCTTCCAATCTACCGCACCATGCATGGACTGTTGCTCAGCCGCTGCCTTACGGCACAACCATTCTCCCCGATGTCATGATGCGCTCTATTTGGGTTCACGGTAGTTACATGCAGGCACTGAAACAAGATTTACTTGTCTCTGCTCTGGAGTTGCAGAATGAGCTACTAGGAAGCACCGAGAACTTTAGTCCCATCCGGGCCCGAAATGTTGCTCGCTCTTTGCCTGAGCCTGGCACCGATCTTTCAACAAGTCAACGAGATGCCTTCCATGCCATCAATGGTTTGAACAATCAGTCCTGGTTCTTTCACTCGCCACTTCAGTACTGGGATTGCATGGAGGAGAATATCCTGGCCGATCCTGCTATTCTGACAACCGTCAACGACAAAAAGACTCAGTCCACCTCGGTCAATGTCACTCTTAGGCATTCCATCGTTTTCAGCGGGAAAAGGTTCGAAGAAAGGCGTCTCGTTGCCGCGGATGCTCTTGTTATCACATTGATCTACCTACGGGACTCGCCCGTGGGGAAACAATGGGAGAGAAAAGCCGCTTTGCTTCCGGACAAGGTGGCTAACAAATGGGACATCTATCCGCCTGATGGTCGATCTACCGTGAGCCAACTCTACGAATTTCAGTTTCGTCCTATATCGAGCCAAGATACGGTCATTCTAGCTGTCGCCTATGGGTTGACCGCCATCTATTTCCTCATGAGTTTGTCCAAATTGCGAGCCTTCAAGTCCAAGTTTGGTCTCATCATCACTGTCATATCCCAGATCGCTTTCTCCGTCATGTCCAGCTTTACCGTCTGCGCCATCTTCAGACTGGATTTGTCGCGGATTCCCAGAGCAGCTTATCCATTAGTCGTCCTCTCCATGAGTCTTGAGAACATTTTCAGACTCATCAACGCCGTTATCATTGCTCCTGCCGAAGACTCAACAAGCAATCGTATTGGCCAGGCTTTTGGAGAGACTGCTCATACAGCTATCACTAGCTCACTGCAAAATGTCTTTCTTTTGCTGCTTCTCTCTCGCTGGGTATCCCCCGGTGTTTCCGCTTTCTGCATGTTTGTAGCCGTTGCGATTGGCTTTGACCTTTTTTACCTCtcaaccttcttcttgtccgtCCTCAGCGTTGACGTCCGACGCACAGAGCTTAGTGATGCGCTTGCAAAAGCTTCAATACGCCATTACCGTGGAGAATCCGATTTCAAGCCCCGAGGAACATGGGACCTTGTCCTCCAAGGCAAAGCGACTCTGTCAACACGAATAGCAGGTACTATTATCATGCTTGGCTTCATATTTATCGCCCAGTGGCACTTCTTTGAAGCTATCGCGATTGTCAACTTCTTCAAGCACTTATATCAAGGCCATGGTGCGTTGGAGAATAGCAGCTCGCCACAAACCTCGCTAGACTTAATTCACCAAGCGAGAAGCCCGAAATCCTGGCTGAAACTACAAGATCATGAGACAGCCCAGGAGATTATCAGCATCATCAAACCTACAGCCCATAGCTACGTTGCGAGGGTCTATGAGCCCGTTGTATTCGTCATGAAGGGCTCGGATCGTATGCTTCACTACAAGGAACCAACTCTACTCCCAGCACTTTACGACTTTATCAATCACCAACTCACCCGATTCGTCGTGATTATTCTGGTAGTCATTGCCGGTCTTCGATTATTGACAAGCTTTCTTTTGTGGGAGGACGAAGCTGACGACGATGATCGACACTCTGATACTGATCCTACATTGGACGTCAAGTCTTTCCATGGAGGTCATACCCTTGATATAGCGATGCTGACAGCTGCACCTGATGGTCGAATTGTCTCAGTTGGCCTGGACCGTGCAATTCGGGTCTGGGACGCCAAATCTGCCAGTCTGCACTACACAATCGCCAAAGGTGAGGCGTCGGAGGATGCCTCGTTTCCAGTTCTTGCCATGACCATCGATGACAACTCGAAGTGGTTGGCCATATTGTCTCGTTACAAAATAGCCTTATGGAATCTCAAAGAGAATGCCTGGGGACCTTCGCTGTCTGTTAACCTTGAGGGCCAGAAAACAgaagccttcttctttggctcTTCCGATCCAAAACGCGATATTCCTAGGCTAATGTTGGTGCGTCGCAATGGAACATTGACCGAATACATTCCGGACGCGGGTGAAGGAGCCGATTATGGCATATGTCGAAGCCCATTGACCTGCGTGCGGCCCTTGATAGGGAAGC GAAGCAGGCAGGCATCTCCATTACTCGCCATCATTACCGCATCTCGACGAGGCTGTGTTCATGCAGCAACCAAGGAAACGCTGTcttggaactctcgaagtgtTGAATTGGAAGGAATTGAACATGACGAAGTTCATCAAGTGGTTCCTCTCGCTTCATTGGGTCTCTTCCTGATCGCTGGGGCCGTCCGGGTCCATCTTGTCAGCATGGAAGATTACAGTCTCGTACATACATTTTCGACCGAGCGGATGACTCCGCGTTCCTTACAGAGTGCGTTCTTTAGTCGCTCGTCGTCACAGCTAGGAACTGAGGGGCTCGCCTGGATCACTTTGTGTTATACTAGTGCAGAGACAGGGGATTGTGTAGTGCAGACATTTGCCCCTCTCGATGATCACAACATGATCTATTACCAAAATTCCGCGACGCCATCCAGTAGCGGATGGTGTGCCTGGGAATCTGCCAAGGAGACGAAGAAGCATGTACAGAACCCCGGCTCTTGGAGTGTTTTGTCTGATGGCAGCGTCGTGGGCATACGGCAAAAGTCAAGTAGGGCTCTCGACAACCATACTAACGGGCGACGGAAAACAGAAGGTCTTCGGCACCGATCGCCACGCAAAGAACCAGGACGAGACCTCTTTGGACGCTGGGAGATATGGAGCGCTCCACAGAGTGGTCTTTTGAGAACTGATGAGACACGACCACTATTCCAGGCCAATGAAAGGGCAGGACATTTGATCGTGACAGAACTCGGCCCTGTGGTTCGAGTAGGCCAGCGATCAATCGCCTTCAGTTTTGGTAACGTGGTGAAACTAGTTACTGTCGGCGGACACGAGCGTTTCGACAGCAGTGCGACAGACAACAATTCCGAGCACTTGAACGTTGGAAGCAGACGTCGAAAGCCAGGGGCATTAGTGCGACCTAGGGCTTGGAGCTAA